GCGCCCGGCGTACCCTTGCCGAGTCCGCCTTGGCAGAGCCAGACACCCCCCGGCGGTCCCGCACGAGCCTTCGGAGGAGAACGGTGTTACGGCAGCCCCTGCTGATGCTCTCGCGCAGCGAGATGGTGAAGGACCTGGTCACCGCGATGCCGGTGTCGAGCGGCATCGTGTCGCGCTACGTGCCGGGGGAGGCCACGGAGTCCGCCGTCGAGGCGACCCGCGGTCTGATCGCCGACGGCCTGCACGTCACCCTGGACTTCCTCGGCGAGGACACCGTGGACCGGGCGCAGGCCGACGCCACCGTGGCGGCGTACACCGGGCTGCTGACGGCACTCACCGACGAGGGGCTCTCCCGCAACGCCGAGGTGTCGGTCAAGCTCTCGGCCATCGGCCAGGCGCTGCCCGACCGGGGAGAGAAGGTCGCCCTCGACAACGCGCGGGTGATCTGCCAGGCGGCCCGCAACGCCGGCACCACGGTCACCCTCGACATGGAGGACCACACCACCACCGACTCCACCCTGAGCACCCTGCGCGAGCTGCGCAAGGACTTCCCGGAGACCGGCGCGGTCGTCCAGGCCTACCTGCACCGCACCGAGGCGGACTGCCGCGACCTCGCCTACGAAGGTTCCCGGGTGCGGCTGTGCAAGGGCGCCTACAACGAGCCGGAGTCGGTGGCGTTCCAGGACAAGCACGAGGTCGACAAGTCCTACGTGCGCTGCCTCAAGGTGCTGATGGCCGGCCAGGGCTACCCGATGGTCGCCACCCACGACCCGCGGATGGTGGACATCGGCGGCGCGCTGGCCACCCGCAACGACCGCGCGCAGGGCAGCTACGAGTTCCAGATGCTCTTCGGGATCCGTCCCGACGAGCAGCGCCGCCTGGCCGAGGCCGGTGAGAAGGTCCGCGTCTACGTGCCCTACGGCGAGGAGTGGTACGGCTACCTGATGAGACGCCTCGCCGAGCGCCCGAGCAACCTGACATTCTTCCTGAGGTCCTTGATCTCCAAGAAGTGAGGCGCCGAGCCATGTCCGCAGACTCCCGGACCGCCATCCTGGGCGCCGGCGTGATGGGGGAGACCCTGCTCTCCGGGCTGATCCGCGCCGGCCGCCGCGTCGAGGACCTGCTCGTCGGCGAGAAGCGTCGCGAGCGCGGCGAGGAGCTGCAGGAGCGGTACGGCGTCACCGTGCTCGGCAACGTCGAGGCCGCCCGCACCGCCGAGACCATCGTGATCGTGGTCAAGCCGCAGGACATGGACGACCTGCTGGCCGAGATCGCCCCCGTGGTCCGGCCCGGCCAGCTCGTCGTCTCGCTCGCCGCCGGGATCACCACCGCCCTGATCGAATCCCGGCTGCCCGAGGGGGTCGCGGTCGTCCGGGTCATGCCGAACACGCCAGCCCTCGTCGACGAGGGGATGGCGGCGATCTCGCGGGGCTCGCACTGCGACGAGTCGCACCTGCTCGAGGCCGAGGAGCTGATGGCCTCGGTCGGCCGCGTGCTGCGGGTCCCGGAGAAGCAGCAGGACGCCGTCACCGCGGTCAGCGGCTCCGGTCCCGCCTACATCTTCTTCGTCGTCGAGGCCATGATCGAGGCCGGCGTCCACCTCGGCCTGCCCCGCTCCACCGCCTCCGAGCTGGTCGTCCAGACCGTGGTCGGCTCGGCCAAGCTGCTGCGCGAGACCGGCGAGCACCCGGTGGTGCTCCGCGAGCGGGTCACCTCGCCGGCCGGCACCACCGCCGCGGCCGTCCGCGAGCTCGAGGACCACAAGGTCCGTGCCGCGTTCCTGACCGCGCTCGAGGCCGCCCGGGACCGCTCCCGGGCGCTCGCCGAGGGCAGCTCCTGACCCAGCCCCGGGCGGCCGCCGGATCAGCCGAGGCCGATCGCGGCACGGGCGGCGTAGAGCACCGGACCGGTCTCCTCGACGCAGCGGCGCGCCCCGGCGGCGTACACTTCCTCCACCGCGCCCGGGTCCCGGGCCAGCTCGCCGTACCGCCGCTGCACCGGCTCCAGCACGGAGACCACCGCGTCCGTGGCCAGCTTCTTCAGGGCGCCGTACGTCGGTGCGCCGCCCGCGACCGCCTCGGGTGAGCTGCCGGTGCAGGCCGCCACCAGCTCCAGCAGGTTGCTGACGCCCGGCTTGGCGACCGGGTCGTGCCGGACCGCGTCCGGGCCGGTGTCGGAGTCGGTCACCGCACGGCCGATCTTGCGGCGCACGGTCGCCGGATCGTCGAGCAGCCGGATCACCCCGGCGTCGGAGACCGCGGACTTGCTCATCTTGCGGGTCGGGTCGGCCAGGTCCCGCAGCCGGGCGGCGACCGGCGGCACCTCGATCTCCGGGACCGTGAAGACCGGGCCGTAGCTGCGGTTGAACCGGAGCGCGAGGTCCCGGGTCAGCTCCACGTGCTGGCGCTGGTCGTCGCCGACCGGGACCGCCTCGGGCCGGTAGAGCAGGATGTCGGCGGCCATCAGCACCGGGTAGGTGAACAGCGAGGCGCGGGCCCCGGTCGCGCCGCCGGCCTGCCTGCGCTTCTCCTTGAACTGGATCATCCGGCTGAGCTCGCCGGTGAGCGCGGTGCACTCCAGCAGGTAGGCGAGCCCGGTGTGCGCGGGCACCTCGCTCTGCCGGAACAGCGTGGCCCGCTCCGGGTCGAGGCCGCAGGCCAGCATCAGCGTCGCCACCTCACGGCTGCGCTCACGCAGCTCGGCCGGGTCGTGGGCGGTGGTCATCGCGTGCAGGTCCGAGACCCCGAAGAAGCAGGTGGCGTGGTCCTGCGCGGCCACCATGCCGCGCAGCGCGCCGAGGTGGTTGCCGAGGGTGAGCCGGCCGCTGGGGGTGATCAGGCTCAGCTTCCGGGGCGGGCGCCCGCCCGGCGTCTGGTGCCGCGACGGGTGCTCTGGCTGGTGCTGCATGGGACTCCTCCTGGGAAGGGGCCGTCCAGGAGGTCGTCGCACGTGCAGGGAGCAAGACGGCCGCCCGGAGGCGGCCGTGGGTCAGGTGCGTGGGTGTGCGCGCTGAGTGGTCCGCCTAGAGGGCGGGCCACCACTGGGGGCAACCGTGGTTGCGGGTCGTGTGCACGGGCCCAGCATAGCCGGGCTACTCTCCGTCGCATGTCAGGAAACGCGTGCGTGGTCTTCGACCCGTCCCTGACCGACTACGACTTCGGAGCCGGCCACCCGATGGCGCCGATCCGCGTCGACCTGACGATGCGGCTGGCCACCGACCTCGGCCTGGTCGGCGGCTCCGCGCTCGCGACGGTGCCGGCGCCGATGGCCTCCGACGAGCTGCTCGCCACCGTGCACGACCCGGCGTACCTGGCCGCGGTCGAGGAGATCGGCAAGGACCCCTACCGGGTCGACGAGGAGCACGGCCTGGGCACCGCGGACAACCCGACGTTCGAGGGCATGCACCAGGCCTCGGCCCACATCGTCGGGGCCACCGTCGAGGCGGCCCGCCGGGTCTGGACCGGCGAGGCCCTGCACGCGGCCAACGTCTCCGGCGGGCTGCACCACGCGATGCCGGGCAAGGCCAGCGGCTTCTGCGTCTACAACGACGTCGCGGTCGGGATCCGCTGGCTGCTCGACCACGGCGCGCAGCGGGTGGCGTACGTCGACGTGGACGTCCACCACGGCGACGGCGTCGAGCGGATCTTCTACGACGACCCGCGGGTGCTCACGATCAGCCTGCACGAGACCGGGCAGATGCTCTTCCCGGGGACCGGCTTCCCCAAGGACGTCGGCGGCCCGGGCGCGGAGGGCAGCGCGGTCAACGTCGCGCTGCCGCCGGGCACCTCCGACGCCGGCTGGCTGCGGGCCTTCCACGCCGTGGTGCCGCCGTTGCTGCGCGAGTTCGCCCCGGACATCCTCGTCACCCAGCAGGGATGCGACTCCCACATCGAGGACCCGCTGGCCCATCTCATGCTCACCGTGGACGGCCAGCGCGCGTCGTACCTCGCCCTGCACGACCTGGCCCACGAGCTGTGCGGCGGCCGGTGGCTGGCCACCGGCGGTGGCGGCTACGCGGTGGTGGACGTGGTGCCGCGGGCCTGGGCGCACCTGCTCGGCATCGTCGGCGGGATGCCGGTGGACCCGCTCACCCCGACGCCGGAGGGGTGGCGCGAGCACATCCGCAGCCTGCTCGGGCGGACGGCGCCGATGCGGATGACCGACGGCCGGCTCCCGGCGTACCGTGACTGGAGTGAGGGCTACGACCCCTCGGTGTGGCTAGACCGGGCGATCCACGCGACCCGCGAGGCGGTCTTCCCGCTCAACGGTCTCGACCCGATGCCCTGAGCGAGTCCAGCCGACACGCCGGTGGCAGGGTAAAATCGAAGGGCAAAGTCACCCCTTCCCCACTTGTCACTCTAGGCTCTACTCTCACGACAAGCACATACGCTTTTCCCTCCGGCGGGGAAGCCGGAGGCGGAATGTGCTGCGAGAAAGCGGTGCATGATGGCGTCTCACAGCTCCGGAGACATCTCCGAGGTGAAGTTCCTGACCGTGGCCGAGGTGGCTGCCGTCATGAGGGTGTCGAAAATGACGGTCTACCGCCTGGTCCACTCGGGCGAGCTCGACGCGGTCCGGGTGGGGCGTTCGTTCCGGGTTCCGGAGGACGCCGTCAACGACTACCTGCGCAAGAGCTTCTTCCAGACCGGCTGAGCAGGTCCCACGACGCCGAAGGAGCCGCCCCGTCCGGGCGGCTCCTTCGCGTCTGCGGACGTGTCAGCCGAAGCGCGTGAAGTCCGCCGCGGTCACCCAGCGGCCGGCGCCGTCGAGGTAGGACCCGATCCCGATCCGACGCGGGGACCTGCTGAGCAGGACCGCCCGGTGCCCGGGGGAGTGCATCCACATGCTCACCAGGCGCCGCGGTGACATCGTGCCCTTGCCGAGCGTCTCACCGGCGTACGTCGCCCCGCAGCCGCCCATCAGCGTGCCGAGGTCCTGGTGGTAGAAGTCGCCGCTCCGGGCGAGCTTGCGAGCCCACGACTCGGCCGCGCCGTCGGTGCAGCTCTGCAGCCTCAGTCGGCGCAGGCCGTGCTCGGCACGCCTGCGGTTGACCCACCGCTGGACCTTCTCCTCGTACGTGCTGCTGCTCATCGACGTGGCCGCCCGCGGCGCCAGCCGCGCCGCGGAGCCCGGTCCCGAGCCGCCCGGGGGCCAGGCGGCCACCGTCGCGGCAAGCACCAGGGCCAGCCCCAGCACGAACAACCTGATGATCGAGCCCGCGTCCACAGTTCGTGCACGGGCGTGACTTCGCAAGCGCATGACCCTCCCAAGATCAGCTCCGAGGTGCGAAGGGTTGACTGTGCCATCTTCCCCGAAACGCCCCAACTGGGGGTTATCTCTGGTCTATGCACCCGCGGTTCGCTCCACGCGGTGGCTGCGGATACGCTGTCCCTTCCGTGCTGCGCACGCACCATGCTGCGCAGCCTCGTCGCGTCCACCAGGCAGAGAAGGTCCGTAGTGGGTTCCGTCATCAAGAAGCGTCGCAAGAGAATGGCCAAGAAGAAGCACCGCAAGCTGCTCAAGAAGACGCGCATCCAGCGTCGTCGTCAGGGCAAGTAAGTCCGGTAGTCCTCAGAGCTCCCGATCGCGGAGGTTCGCCCGTGGGTCGCACCGTGCTCGTCACCGGGGTCTCCCTCGACCTCGGCGGACGTCTGGCGCGCCTGCTCGCGTCCGAC
The DNA window shown above is from Nocardioides mesophilus and carries:
- a CDS encoding proline dehydrogenase family protein, coding for MLRQPLLMLSRSEMVKDLVTAMPVSSGIVSRYVPGEATESAVEATRGLIADGLHVTLDFLGEDTVDRAQADATVAAYTGLLTALTDEGLSRNAEVSVKLSAIGQALPDRGEKVALDNARVICQAARNAGTTVTLDMEDHTTTDSTLSTLRELRKDFPETGAVVQAYLHRTEADCRDLAYEGSRVRLCKGAYNEPESVAFQDKHEVDKSYVRCLKVLMAGQGYPMVATHDPRMVDIGGALATRNDRAQGSYEFQMLFGIRPDEQRRLAEAGEKVRVYVPYGEEWYGYLMRRLAERPSNLTFFLRSLISKK
- a CDS encoding acetoin utilization protein AcuC, which translates into the protein MSGNACVVFDPSLTDYDFGAGHPMAPIRVDLTMRLATDLGLVGGSALATVPAPMASDELLATVHDPAYLAAVEEIGKDPYRVDEEHGLGTADNPTFEGMHQASAHIVGATVEAARRVWTGEALHAANVSGGLHHAMPGKASGFCVYNDVAVGIRWLLDHGAQRVAYVDVDVHHGDGVERIFYDDPRVLTISLHETGQMLFPGTGFPKDVGGPGAEGSAVNVALPPGTSDAGWLRAFHAVVPPLLREFAPDILVTQQGCDSHIEDPLAHLMLTVDGQRASYLALHDLAHELCGGRWLATGGGGYAVVDVVPRAWAHLLGIVGGMPVDPLTPTPEGWREHIRSLLGRTAPMRMTDGRLPAYRDWSEGYDPSVWLDRAIHATREAVFPLNGLDPMP
- the proC gene encoding pyrroline-5-carboxylate reductase — encoded protein: MSADSRTAILGAGVMGETLLSGLIRAGRRVEDLLVGEKRRERGEELQERYGVTVLGNVEAARTAETIVIVVKPQDMDDLLAEIAPVVRPGQLVVSLAAGITTALIESRLPEGVAVVRVMPNTPALVDEGMAAISRGSHCDESHLLEAEELMASVGRVLRVPEKQQDAVTAVSGSGPAYIFFVVEAMIEAGVHLGLPRSTASELVVQTVVGSAKLLRETGEHPVVLRERVTSPAGTTAAAVRELEDHKVRAAFLTALEAARDRSRALAEGSS
- the trpS gene encoding tryptophan--tRNA ligase, which gives rise to MQHQPEHPSRHQTPGGRPPRKLSLITPSGRLTLGNHLGALRGMVAAQDHATCFFGVSDLHAMTTAHDPAELRERSREVATLMLACGLDPERATLFRQSEVPAHTGLAYLLECTALTGELSRMIQFKEKRRQAGGATGARASLFTYPVLMAADILLYRPEAVPVGDDQRQHVELTRDLALRFNRSYGPVFTVPEIEVPPVAARLRDLADPTRKMSKSAVSDAGVIRLLDDPATVRRKIGRAVTDSDTGPDAVRHDPVAKPGVSNLLELVAACTGSSPEAVAGGAPTYGALKKLATDAVVSVLEPVQRRYGELARDPGAVEEVYAAGARRCVEETGPVLYAARAAIGLG
- a CDS encoding 30S ribosomal protein bS22, which gives rise to MGSVIKKRRKRMAKKKHRKLLKKTRIQRRRQGK
- a CDS encoding helix-turn-helix domain-containing protein; the protein is MASHSSGDISEVKFLTVAEVAAVMRVSKMTVYRLVHSGELDAVRVGRSFRVPEDAVNDYLRKSFFQTG
- a CDS encoding CAP domain-containing protein; this translates as MRLRSHARARTVDAGSIIRLFVLGLALVLAATVAAWPPGGSGPGSAARLAPRAATSMSSSTYEEKVQRWVNRRRAEHGLRRLRLQSCTDGAAESWARKLARSGDFYHQDLGTLMGGCGATYAGETLGKGTMSPRRLVSMWMHSPGHRAVLLSRSPRRIGIGSYLDGAGRWVTAADFTRFG